The genomic DNA GGCAAGGTGATCTCCTCACCTACCGTGGCCGAGTTGCTGCTGGAAATCGGCGTTGAAGAACTTCCCTATCAGTTTATTGCTCCTGCGCTGGCGTCACTCAAGGAATCAGCCGAACGTCTATTCAACGATCAGCGGCTCACCTTTCAGTCTGTCCGCACCATGGGAACGCCGCGCCGACTCACGATAGTGGTCGATGGTCTGGCGGCGAGACAGGCTTCCATGGTGAAAGAAGCGATGGGGCCATCGAAGGCCGTCGCGTTCGACCAAACCGGTCAGCCGACCAGGGCTGCCATTGGATTTGCTGCAGGGCAGGGTGTCGCGGTTCAGGAACTCCAAGTACGTCAGACTCCGAAGGGAGAGTACCTTTTTGCCGTGAAACGTGAAGAAGGTCATCCAGCTGCCGCTGTGCTGATCGATACACTGCCGCAACTGGTGTCGAACCTCGCATTTCCCAAAGCGATGAAATGGAATGAGACCGGTGTGCGCTTTGCCCGTCCGATCCGGTGGCTAGTGGCGCTCTATGGAGGCTCGGTGCTTCCGATCGAAGCGGCCGGCATTAAAGCATCGAATCAGACGAAAGGCCATAGGGTCTTGGGCGGCGGGAAGTGGGTATCTATTCGAGATGCTGCCTCCTATATCAGGACGTTGGAGCGCCAGGGCGTCATTGTCGACCCGCAGCGCCGCCGCAACCTGATCGAGGAACAGATCGCCGCCATTTGCGATAAGACCGGATTTCAGTTGAACGAAGACGAAGCCCTGCTCGATCAGGCGGTGTACTCGACGGAGCAGCCCATCTCGGTCATCGGGTCGTTCAAGGACGCTTATCTGGATGTGCCGGAGGAGATTCTGATCACTTCGATGAAGGAACACCAAGGATTTTTTTCCTTGCGTCAGAAGAATACCGGCAAACTCGCGGCTCATTTCATTGCCGTGGTGAACAACCGTGCTAAGGACATGGCGCTCATTCGCGAAGGCAACGAGCGAGTGCTGGCGGCCCGATTGGCCGACGCGAAGTTCTTTTTCGACGAAGATCGGAAGGTGCGCCTCGAAGAGCGGACGAAGAAGTTGGGTGGAGTAACTTTCCACCGGAAGCTCGGTACGATGGCGCAAAAACAGGAGCGAGTGAGGAAACTGGCCGGCTTCATTGTCGGGCTCCTGTATCCTGGGCAAGATGAACTTCGACAAGTTTGTAATCGAGCGGCGTCGTTGTCCAAGACCGATCTCGTGACCGGTATTGTGGGTGAGTTTCCAGAGTTGCAAGGCATCATGGGCGGCGAGTACGCACGTCATGATGGAGAATCTGCTGCGGTGGCTCACGCCATTCGAGAGCAGTATCTTCCCAAGGCGATTGAAGGAGAATTGCCCACAACGCCGGCGGGACAGATTCTTTCCTTAGCCGATCGGCTGGATACCATTGCTGCGTTTTTTCACGTCGGTATCGTGCCGACCGGATCGGAAGATCCTTTTGCGCTTCGACGACATGCAACGGCGATTGTTCGGATTATTCTTGAAGCGAATCTTCGAATGGATTTATCGCAATACATTACTCATTCAAGAAATCTCATATCCGATGACGGCTTCAAGGGGCTGCCGGATTCTGCGCAACAAGGCGTACGTCGAACCACTGAATTCATCCTGGACCGTGTTCGACATTACGGTCGAATGATTCACCGCTTGAGAGACGATATTGTCGATGCGGTACTCCAGCCGGTTCGTGACAAGCCGCTGGATCTCGTCGATCTTGTGCAGAAGATGAGAGCCCTCGAAGCCGTGACGAAGAAGCCGGAATTCGATCCCTTGATCGTCGGTTTCAAGCGGACACATCGGTTGGTGGAAAAGGAACAGTGGGAACGCCGATCAGTCGATGCGGCGATGTTTCAGCATCCGTCTGAGTTGGCGCTTCACAAGGCGGTCTCCGACGAGCGAGGGAGGATGGGATCGGCCTTGGAAATGGGCGACTATGACAAGGCGCTGGATTCCTTGGTAGGGCTCAAGGCTGTCATCGATGACTTTTTTGCGGCAGTGATGGTGAATACGGAAGATCAGGCTATCCGAGGCAATAGACTGTCGCTGCTCAAAGAGGTCGATGAGTTGTTCATGTCGTTCGCGGACTTTTCTCAGATTATGGTACAAGGGCGGTAGGTCGGATCGGACGGAAGACGGACTGTCTCCAACAAAGATTGGGAACAACAACGGGGATTGTCATGGATCAGCCGATGACGGACGATCGCCGTCGGGCGGACAAGATCCGACGATTTTCTCTTGCGGTCTCGCTGGTCCTGATGGTGCTCTGCAATGCCATTCTTCTCGGTGGACTCGCGCTCAGCGGCATTAATCTGGACGACTTGGTCAAGACGCCCGATTTCTTCAATGCCAAGCAGGATGTATGTCTTCGGCTCTCATGGCAGTCAGTGCCCGGAGCACATGAACCGGTTCGGCTCTGTTCGGAGTGGCTCAATCTTGCCGATCCCAGTGGAAAGCCTCATTATCTCCAGCCCGACACGAAGCTTAAGAAGGGGCTTGACGGCCAGTACTACGTCGATCAAGGTATTCAGGCTGACTATCGGTTATTGATGCTGATGCTGTTTGTCACCGCGATTATTATCGGTGGCGTCAGGGCGAAGTGGTTCTTGGTAAACCGCTATCGGCTCCGTCTGGAATCAACCGACGGCCGTCGCGCGTCGTCTGCTCATTGATACGCACTTTTTCTAGGAGGCTACGGAGAACTCGGTAGATGCGGCAATATGGCCGAAGTTTCCGTACGGTGTTAATGCCAGATAACGTCAGGATGCTCCCAAAGGCTGTCCAGCAAGGCCACAGCGAGGTCCGCGACGCGACGAAGAAGGAGCGTCATGCCTGTGGACGGGCGCCCTCGGCTTCGCCGCGAGGCGAGCGAGTCGGTGAGCACCCAATGTCTTCGAGGCGAGGCGTAGCCTTTTTTACCCACCCGCCCCGAGCTGCTCCGCAGCTCTGGCCCGGTGGTACGTTGAGCCGCTGAGCGATGCGAGAACGCCGCCGGCGGACTTTTTCAGCATCCTGCGGGAAGGAGACTCACGTGGCAAAGAAATACGTCTACTATTTCGGTGACGGCAAAGCCGAGGGCACGTCGAATATGAAGGAACTGCTCGGCGGAAAGGGCGCTGGATTAGCCGAGATGACCAATTTGGGTATCTCGGTCCCGCCGGGGTTTACGATTTCCACCGAAGCCTGCGTCGAATATTACAGGATCGGCAAACAATTCCCCCCCGGAATGTGGGATGCCACCTTGCAGGCGCTCAAACGCGTGGAACGTTCGATGGGGATGGGATTCGGCAATCCTGAACGGCCGTTGCTGGTTTCTGTCCGATCCGGCGCGCGCGCCTCGATGCCGGGCATGATGGACACGGTATTGAACGTGGGTCTTACGACCAAGACGGTCGAGGGTCTCGCGGCCAAGACCCGCAACGATCGCTTTGCGCAGGACAGTTATCGACGATTTGTGTCGATGTTCGGCAGTATCGTGATGGGTGTGCCGCGCGAGCATTTCGAAGCGATTCTCAAGCACAAGAAGACAGAAGTCGGTGTCGCGCATGAAACCCATTTGGATGCCAGGCACCTCCGCGAATTAGTGGCGAGTTTCAAAGCTCTCATCAAAGAGGAAACGAAAAAAGACTTTCCGGATGAACCGCTGGAACAGCTGCGGCTGGCGATCAATGCGGTATTTTCCTCCTGGTTCGGCGCCCGCGCCATTACCTATCGCCGGTTGTACGGCATTCCCGATTCCTGGGGAACCGCGGTCAACGTGGTGGCGATGGTGTTCGGGAACATGGGAGAAACAAGCGGGACCGGCGTCGCGTTTACGCGAAGCCCGAGTTCCGGGGATCGGGCATTCTTCGGTGAGTGTTTGATGAATGCTCAAGGGGAAGATGTCGTTGCCGGGATCAGAACGCCCCTGCCGGTGAGCGCGTTATCGAAAAACGTTCCGGAAGCCTACAAAGAACTCGAACACACCTATAAGAAGCTCGAGAAACACTACCGGGATATGCTTGACCTCGAATTCACGATCCAGGAGGGCAAGCTCTATATGTTGCAGACCCGTGTCGGGAAGCGGACGGGAATCGCGGCGGTCAAGATCGCGGTCGACATGGTGAAAGAAGGGTTGATCTCAAAACAGGAAGCCGTGCAGCGCATCGGGGCCGACCAACTGGCGCAGTATCTTTACCCGATTTTCGACACAAAGGAAGAGTCGAAATCCAACCCGCTCGGCAAGGGGTTGCCGGCCGGGCCCGGCGCAGCGGCGGGCAAGATTGCATTGAATCCCGACCGTGCGGTTGAACTGAAGACTGCCGGCAATCGCGTCGTGCTCGTCAGGCAGGAGACGAGTCCTGATGATATCCATGGGATGAACGCGGCGGCCGGCTTCTTAACGGCACGCGGCGGGATGACGTCTCATGCAGCCGTGGTGGCGCGGCAGATGGGCAAGGTCTGCGTCGCGGGATGCGAAGCCGTCGAAGTGCTGGATAGTCAGACCGTGAAGATCGGTGCCAAAACGTTTAAGGAAGGAGATTATCTCTCGATTAATGGATCGACCGGCAATGTCTATGAGGGCGATATTCCGGTCGTCGAATCCGAAATTATTCAGGTGATTCAAGGGAAACTCGATCCCAAGCAGTCGGACAAGTATCAACGGTTCGCCACGATTCTGTCCTGGGCCGACAGTTTCCGCAAACTTCGCGTCCGTGCCAACGCCGATGTGCCGGACCAGGCAAATATCGCCAGGGGCTTCGGCGCGGAAGGTATCGGTCTCTGCCGCACGGAACACATGTTCTTTGCCGAAGATCGCATTCCGATCATGCAGAAGATGATCTTGGCCCGAACGAAAGAGGAGCGTGAAAAATACCTGGATCAGTTATTGCCGTTGCAGAAACAAGACTTTGTCGGACTCTACCGAGAGATGAAGGGCTATCCTGTCACGATTCGCTTGCTTGACCCACCGCTCCATGAGTTTTTGCCCAAGCGGGAAGAACTGATGGTTGAAATCGCGCAGCTGGAATTGACGGGCAATGATGGAGCCAAGCTGGAAGAAAAACGGCGGCTCCTCGCCCGAGTGGAAGAACTCCATGAGTTTAACCCGATGCTCGGTCTTCGTGGATGCCGGTTGGGCATTACGATGCCGGAGATTACGCGCATGCAGGCGAGGGCGATCATGGAGGCCGCCTGCGAATTGGCGAAAGAGGGCGCGAAGATTGTACCGGAAATCATGATTCCACTCGTGGGCATGGTCTCGGAGATGAAGTCCCAGAAAGATCTGATCCGTGAAGTGGCCCAGGAAACGATGAAACGCTGTGACATCAAGCTGCCGTACCTGATCGGGACGATGATCGAATTGCCCCGCGCAGCCGTCACTGCCGAACATATCGCCGAAGAAGCCGAATTCTTTTCTTTCGGGACCAACGATTTGACGCAAACGACATTCGGGTTTTCGCGCGATGACGCGGCCAAATTCATCGATTATTATCGAACCGTCGGCATCATGGAGTCCGACCCGTTTGCCGTGTTGGACAGGGAAGGCGTCGGATCGCTGATGAAACAGGCTGTTGCCGGAGGTCGTCAGACGCGATCCGATATCAAACTGGGCATATGCGGAGAGCATGGGGGCGATCCAAGCTCAGTAGAGTTCTGTCATGAACTGGGCCTGGATTATGTGAGTTGTTCTCCGTACCGAGTACCGATCGCCAGGCTGGCCGCCGCCCATGCGGCGCTGGCCGAGGCAGACGCCGAGAAGTCTAAGAAAGTCGCTACTTCGTCACGAGTGAAGTCGACGAGGACCAAATCAAGTCGCCGTCGATCCCGCGTGGCCCGCAAGGCACGGTGACCAATCGCCCTCAGGACCTGCGCTACATGACTCTGGCCCTTCGCCTGGCGGCGAAGGGCAGGGGGACGGCTCACCCGAATCCGATGGTCGGCGCGGTGGTCGTCAAGCGAGACAAGATCATCGGGCAAGGTTTTCATCTCAGACCCGGCACTCCTCACGCGGAAATTCTCGCGCTACGGCGAGCCGGGAAGCTCGCTCAAGGCGCCACGTTGTACGTGACGCTTGAACCCTGCTGTCATCTCAAGAAGCGGACTCCCCCTTGTGTGCCTGAAATCCTTCGCTCCGGCGTCCGCCGTGTGGTGGTCGCGATGCAGGATCCGAATCCATCGGTAAAGGGAAAAGGTGCCGCAGCGCTTCGGCAGGCTGGACTCGTGGTCACGGTCGGAGTGGCCTGCTCTGAAGCGGAAGCACTGAATAAGCCGTATTGCCATTGGATGAAAACAGGTCGTCCCTATGTGATCCTCAAGGCAGGCATGACGCTTGATGGAAAGCTAGCCACGGCGACAGGCGAGTCGCGATGGATTACCGGTGAACGATCCCGTCGCGAAGTCCATCAACTTCGCGGTGACGTGGATGCCGTTCTCATCGGACTCGGAACAGTTCTGGCTGATGATCCATCACTGACGGCGAGGACAGGACCGCGACTGGAACAATTGGCACCGCGACAGCCTCTTCGGATTGTGGTCGATAGCCGACTGCGCATTCCGGTCAAGGCGCAAGTCTTGGCACAACAAGACAAGGCTAAAACGATTATCGCCACCACTGCAGCAGCATCGGCGGCTCGGCGATCTGTCTTACAAAGGAAAGGCATAGAGATTCTCACCTTGCCTGTCCTGCAGGGCCGTGTTTCGTTGCCCGCTCTCCTCAAGCAGCTGGGCCGGCGCGGTATCATGTCGCTCCTCGTGGAGGGAGGGAGCGAGGTCAATGCGGCGATGCTGAAGGCCCAGTTGGTCGATCATATTCGCCTCTACGTGGCGCCGTTGCTTCTCGGCGGTCAGAATGCCAAGGGGGTGATCGGGGGAACAAGTCCGGCACGACTCGCAGGCGCGATCGAGTTACGACACGTGGTGACGAGGTCCATCGGCAATGATGTTGTGGTGGAAGGAGATCTATGATCGCCTGGATACGACTCATCAGCTTGGCAGTGGTTCTCGGCGGCGGATTGAAGTCCGGCCTCGCAGAGGTCCCGGCACCGGTCGTCGAGAGTCTTGCCTCACTCGTGGCCCGGTACCTAGAGACCCGTGACAGTGACGAAGCTGGTCAGTTGCTGCAGCGCATTCTCTCCGACAAGAGCGCGACCGTCGAAACAGTCTCTCGGATCATAAGGGACGGACGAACCTATCAGAGCCAACCTGTCGGAAATCTCCCCGATGAGCAGATCGTAATCCGTGGACAGACGTATCCATTGTCCTTGCTCGTCCCACCGGCGTACCACGCTTCGAAGGCCTATGCGCTCGTCATATGTCTGCATGGATTCGGTTTTACCGGCGAGGAATATTTGGCGCGATGGCGAGCACGGCTGGGCGAAGACTATTTATTGGCCTGCCCCACCTATCCCTCCGGTGCGTGGTTTACAAGGCGCGCCGAGGAGCTGGTGCTGGAGACGATCCGCGAAGTTGAACATCGTTACCATATCGATGCCGACCGGGTGTTTCTCACGGGCATGTCGAACGGCGGGATCGGTGCGTGGCTGATCGGGATGCATCATGCGCCATTATTTGCCGGCCTCGCGCCGATGGCGAGCGGGTTGGATGATGTGCTGATGCCGTTTTTAGCGAATCTTCGCAACACACCGGTCTATATTATCCATGGAGCCAAAGATCGGGTGATGCCGGCGGACCTCAGCCGATCAATCGCCCGAGAGCTGGACGCGCTTGGCTACCCGTATGTGTATCGTGAACATCAACGGGAGCATCCCATGGCTGGCGGACACTATTTTCCCAGGGAGGAGTTGCCGGATCTTGTCGCCTGGTTCAACCGTCAGCGCCGTGAACCCTTGCCGACCAGACTGACCGTCGTGCGTGATGGCAGCCATTTTCAATCGTTCAACTGGATCCGCCTCGATGCGACCGATCCGATCGCGGCTTTTTCGGAAGATTTGGTGGACAAACGCGATGAACGAATCAAGCGTCGGATGTATGCCAGGCTTGACGCCTCGATTGTCGAAACCAATCGGATCGAAGTGAAAGCCGAGCATGTTCAGCGGTATAGCTTATTCCTGAACGAACAGTTGATCGATGTTTCCAAACCACTTACGGTGGTGACGAACGGCCGTCTCTCGTTCGAGGGAATCGTGACACCATCGATCGAAACCTTATTGAGACAAGCCAGATTGCGACACGATCCTGAACGACTCTTCTCCGTTCATCTCGCGATTGCCATAGCGAAGCCGGCTTCATGATCGCACGGCGGCTCCATCCTGTGACGCCCATGCTGGTCGCATGGATTAGTATGGGGATCCTGTCGTCTGTCGGGTATGGCCGGTCCGAAGCATGCACGTTGCCTCCGGATCATGCCGGACTCACATTTCCCGTCGAACGAGTGAATCCAGTCTGGACATGCCGATTGCAAGCCGTCATCCAGAATCACACGACAGAGAGCAAGCTCGGGCCGATCCGAACGACCCTATCGGAATCGATGTATCGGCATCTGCTGGATCATCCTC from Nitrospira sp. includes the following:
- a CDS encoding Glycyl-tRNA synthetase beta chain translates to MATQKKTGRRSAVPKKGKVISSPTVAELLLEIGVEELPYQFIAPALASLKESAERLFNDQRLTFQSVRTMGTPRRLTIVVDGLAARQASMVKEAMGPSKAVAFDQTGQPTRAAIGFAAGQGVAVQELQVRQTPKGEYLFAVKREEGHPAAAVLIDTLPQLVSNLAFPKAMKWNETGVRFARPIRWLVALYGGSVLPIEAAGIKASNQTKGHRVLGGGKWVSIRDAASYIRTLERQGVIVDPQRRRNLIEEQIAAICDKTGFQLNEDEALLDQAVYSTEQPISVIGSFKDAYLDVPEEILITSMKEHQGFFSLRQKNTGKLAAHFIAVVNNRAKDMALIREGNERVLAARLADAKFFFDEDRKVRLEERTKKLGGVTFHRKLGTMAQKQERVRKLAGFIVGLLYPGQDELRQVCNRAASLSKTDLVTGIVGEFPELQGIMGGEYARHDGESAAVAHAIREQYLPKAIEGELPTTPAGQILSLADRLDTIAAFFHVGIVPTGSEDPFALRRHATAIVRIILEANLRMDLSQYITHSRNLISDDGFKGLPDSAQQGVRRTTEFILDRVRHYGRMIHRLRDDIVDAVLQPVRDKPLDLVDLVQKMRALEAVTKKPEFDPLIVGFKRTHRLVEKEQWERRSVDAAMFQHPSELALHKAVSDERGRMGSALEMGDYDKALDSLVGLKAVIDDFFAAVMVNTEDQAIRGNRLSLLKEVDELFMSFADFSQIMVQGR
- a CDS encoding Pyruvate,phosphate dikinase, producing MAKKYVYYFGDGKAEGTSNMKELLGGKGAGLAEMTNLGISVPPGFTISTEACVEYYRIGKQFPPGMWDATLQALKRVERSMGMGFGNPERPLLVSVRSGARASMPGMMDTVLNVGLTTKTVEGLAAKTRNDRFAQDSYRRFVSMFGSIVMGVPREHFEAILKHKKTEVGVAHETHLDARHLRELVASFKALIKEETKKDFPDEPLEQLRLAINAVFSSWFGARAITYRRLYGIPDSWGTAVNVVAMVFGNMGETSGTGVAFTRSPSSGDRAFFGECLMNAQGEDVVAGIRTPLPVSALSKNVPEAYKELEHTYKKLEKHYRDMLDLEFTIQEGKLYMLQTRVGKRTGIAAVKIAVDMVKEGLISKQEAVQRIGADQLAQYLYPIFDTKEESKSNPLGKGLPAGPGAAAGKIALNPDRAVELKTAGNRVVLVRQETSPDDIHGMNAAAGFLTARGGMTSHAAVVARQMGKVCVAGCEAVEVLDSQTVKIGAKTFKEGDYLSINGSTGNVYEGDIPVVESEIIQVIQGKLDPKQSDKYQRFATILSWADSFRKLRVRANADVPDQANIARGFGAEGIGLCRTEHMFFAEDRIPIMQKMILARTKEEREKYLDQLLPLQKQDFVGLYREMKGYPVTIRLLDPPLHEFLPKREELMVEIAQLELTGNDGAKLEEKRRLLARVEELHEFNPMLGLRGCRLGITMPEITRMQARAIMEAACELAKEGAKIVPEIMIPLVGMVSEMKSQKDLIREVAQETMKRCDIKLPYLIGTMIELPRAAVTAEHIAEEAEFFSFGTNDLTQTTFGFSRDDAAKFIDYYRTVGIMESDPFAVLDREGVGSLMKQAVAGGRQTRSDIKLGICGEHGGDPSSVEFCHELGLDYVSCSPYRVPIARLAAAHAALAEADAEKSKKVATSSRVKSTRTKSSRRRSRVARKAR
- a CDS encoding diaminohydroxyphosphoribosylaminopyrimidine deaminase (5-amino-6-(5-phosphoribosylamino)uracil reductase), with product MTLALRLAAKGRGTAHPNPMVGAVVVKRDKIIGQGFHLRPGTPHAEILALRRAGKLAQGATLYVTLEPCCHLKKRTPPCVPEILRSGVRRVVVAMQDPNPSVKGKGAAALRQAGLVVTVGVACSEAEALNKPYCHWMKTGRPYVILKAGMTLDGKLATATGESRWITGERSRREVHQLRGDVDAVLIGLGTVLADDPSLTARTGPRLEQLAPRQPLRIVVDSRLRIPVKAQVLAQQDKAKTIIATTAAASAARRSVLQRKGIEILTLPVLQGRVSLPALLKQLGRRGIMSLLVEGGSEVNAAMLKAQLVDHIRLYVAPLLLGGQNAKGVIGGTSPARLAGAIELRHVVTRSIGNDVVVEGDL